One part of the Panulirus ornatus isolate Po-2019 chromosome 73, ASM3632096v1, whole genome shotgun sequence genome encodes these proteins:
- the LOC139748347 gene encoding large ribosomal subunit protein P2-like gives MRHIAAYLLASMGNMQPTASNIKSILASVGVEADEKQLAVLIDKLSGKDVNQLIASGSTYISAMPACGGGGGGGAVVADAPAAGAATATVEKKEEKKEEPEEESDDDMGFGLFD, from the exons ATGCGTCACATAGCAGCATACCTCTTGGCTTCCATGGGCAATATGCAGCCAACAGCGAGTAACATCAAGTCTATTCTTGCCAGTGTTGGTGTTGAGGCAGATGAGAAGCAATTGGCAGTTCTTATTGACAAGCTTTCAGGCAAAGATGTTAATCAGCTCATTGCATCAG GTTCAACATATATTTCTGCGATGcctgcctgtggtggtggtggtggtggtggcgctgttgTTGCTGATGCTCCTGCTGCAGGTGCAGCCACAGCTACtgtggaaaagaaggaagagaagaaggaagaaccaGAAGAAGAATCAGATGATGATATGGGCTTCGGTCTCTTTGATTAA
- the bigmax gene encoding max-like protein X isoform X1, with protein MAEANIEEERESDQRYPFSRCSSTGSIHTLTSSANNTDVTDDEDSDRGSQMSYKERRREAHTQAEQKRRNAINKGYDSLQDLVPTCQNAEPGQAYKMSKATVLQKSIDYIQFLKKEKSKQEEEVAALQKEVVALTIMKLNYEQIVSAHQSQPGQLNKQISDDVKFQVFRAVMDSLYQSFEQCVATNNFAEISGSVISWVEEHCKPQILREIMCGVLQQLGRQDTSFMS; from the exons ATGGCTGAAGCAAACATTGAAG AAGAACGTGAATCTGATCAGCGGTATCCTTTCTCACGATGCAGTTCGACTGGGTCCATCCATACCTTGACTTCTTCAGCAAACAATACAG ATGTTACAgatgatgaagacagtgaccGTGGTAGTCAGATGAGTTATAAGGAACGTCGACGTGaagcacacacacaagctgaGCAGAAACGTCGTAATGCCATTAAcaaaggttatgattctttgcAAGACCTTGTTCCTACATGTCAGAATGCAGAGCCGGGACAAGCTTACAAGATGTCCAAAGCCACAGTTCTTCAGAAAAGCATTGATTATATCCAG TTtctcaagaaagaaaaaagcaaGCAAGAGGAGGAAGTAGCAGCTTTACAAAAGGAGGTAGTAGCCTTAACCATAATGAAACTGAATTATGAACAAATTGTGTCTGCTCACCAGAGTCAGCCTGGTCAGCTCAACAAGCAGATTTCTGATGATGTTAAATTTCAAGTG TTTCGAGCGGTAATGGACTCTCTCTACCAGTCATTTGAGCAATGTGTAGCTACAAATAATTTTGCTGAGATATCTGGTTCTGTGATATCATGGGTAGAAGAACACTGCAAACCTCAG ATTTTACGGGAAATTATGTGTGGAGTTCTACAACAGTTGGGAAGACAAGATACATCTTTTATGTCATAG
- the bigmax gene encoding max-like protein X isoform X5 yields MAEANIEEERESDQRYPFSRCSSTGSIHTLTSSANNTDVTDDEDSDRGSQMSYKERRREAHTQAEQKRRNAINKGYDSLQDLVPTCQNAEPGQAYKMSKATVLQKSIDYIQFLKKEKSKQEEEVAALQKEFRAVMDSLYQSFEQCVATNNFAEISGSVISWVEEHCKPQILREIMCGVLQQLGRQDTSFMS; encoded by the exons ATGGCTGAAGCAAACATTGAAG AAGAACGTGAATCTGATCAGCGGTATCCTTTCTCACGATGCAGTTCGACTGGGTCCATCCATACCTTGACTTCTTCAGCAAACAATACAG ATGTTACAgatgatgaagacagtgaccGTGGTAGTCAGATGAGTTATAAGGAACGTCGACGTGaagcacacacacaagctgaGCAGAAACGTCGTAATGCCATTAAcaaaggttatgattctttgcAAGACCTTGTTCCTACATGTCAGAATGCAGAGCCGGGACAAGCTTACAAGATGTCCAAAGCCACAGTTCTTCAGAAAAGCATTGATTATATCCAG TTtctcaagaaagaaaaaagcaaGCAAGAGGAGGAAGTAGCAGCTTTACAAAAGGAG TTTCGAGCGGTAATGGACTCTCTCTACCAGTCATTTGAGCAATGTGTAGCTACAAATAATTTTGCTGAGATATCTGGTTCTGTGATATCATGGGTAGAAGAACACTGCAAACCTCAG ATTTTACGGGAAATTATGTGTGGAGTTCTACAACAGTTGGGAAGACAAGATACATCTTTTATGTCATAG
- the bigmax gene encoding max-like protein X isoform X2: MAEANIEEERESDQRYPFSRCSSTGSIHTLTSSANNTDDEDSDRGSQMSYKERRREAHTQAEQKRRNAINKGYDSLQDLVPTCQNAEPGQAYKMSKATVLQKSIDYIQFLKKEKSKQEEEVAALQKEVVALTIMKLNYEQIVSAHQSQPGQLNKQISDDVKFQVFRAVMDSLYQSFEQCVATNNFAEISGSVISWVEEHCKPQILREIMCGVLQQLGRQDTSFMS; this comes from the exons ATGGCTGAAGCAAACATTGAAG AAGAACGTGAATCTGATCAGCGGTATCCTTTCTCACGATGCAGTTCGACTGGGTCCATCCATACCTTGACTTCTTCAGCAAACAATACAG atgatgaagacagtgaccGTGGTAGTCAGATGAGTTATAAGGAACGTCGACGTGaagcacacacacaagctgaGCAGAAACGTCGTAATGCCATTAAcaaaggttatgattctttgcAAGACCTTGTTCCTACATGTCAGAATGCAGAGCCGGGACAAGCTTACAAGATGTCCAAAGCCACAGTTCTTCAGAAAAGCATTGATTATATCCAG TTtctcaagaaagaaaaaagcaaGCAAGAGGAGGAAGTAGCAGCTTTACAAAAGGAGGTAGTAGCCTTAACCATAATGAAACTGAATTATGAACAAATTGTGTCTGCTCACCAGAGTCAGCCTGGTCAGCTCAACAAGCAGATTTCTGATGATGTTAAATTTCAAGTG TTTCGAGCGGTAATGGACTCTCTCTACCAGTCATTTGAGCAATGTGTAGCTACAAATAATTTTGCTGAGATATCTGGTTCTGTGATATCATGGGTAGAAGAACACTGCAAACCTCAG ATTTTACGGGAAATTATGTGTGGAGTTCTACAACAGTTGGGAAGACAAGATACATCTTTTATGTCATAG
- the bigmax gene encoding max-like protein X isoform X4: MAEANIEDDEDSDRGSQMSYKERRREAHTQAEQKRRNAINKGYDSLQDLVPTCQNAEPGQAYKMSKATVLQKSIDYIQFLKKEKSKQEEEVAALQKEVVALTIMKLNYEQIVSAHQSQPGQLNKQISDDVKFQVFRAVMDSLYQSFEQCVATNNFAEISGSVISWVEEHCKPQILREIMCGVLQQLGRQDTSFMS; encoded by the exons ATGGCTGAAGCAAACATTGAAG atgatgaagacagtgaccGTGGTAGTCAGATGAGTTATAAGGAACGTCGACGTGaagcacacacacaagctgaGCAGAAACGTCGTAATGCCATTAAcaaaggttatgattctttgcAAGACCTTGTTCCTACATGTCAGAATGCAGAGCCGGGACAAGCTTACAAGATGTCCAAAGCCACAGTTCTTCAGAAAAGCATTGATTATATCCAG TTtctcaagaaagaaaaaagcaaGCAAGAGGAGGAAGTAGCAGCTTTACAAAAGGAGGTAGTAGCCTTAACCATAATGAAACTGAATTATGAACAAATTGTGTCTGCTCACCAGAGTCAGCCTGGTCAGCTCAACAAGCAGATTTCTGATGATGTTAAATTTCAAGTG TTTCGAGCGGTAATGGACTCTCTCTACCAGTCATTTGAGCAATGTGTAGCTACAAATAATTTTGCTGAGATATCTGGTTCTGTGATATCATGGGTAGAAGAACACTGCAAACCTCAG ATTTTACGGGAAATTATGTGTGGAGTTCTACAACAGTTGGGAAGACAAGATACATCTTTTATGTCATAG
- the bigmax gene encoding max-like protein X isoform X3 gives MAEANIEDVTDDEDSDRGSQMSYKERRREAHTQAEQKRRNAINKGYDSLQDLVPTCQNAEPGQAYKMSKATVLQKSIDYIQFLKKEKSKQEEEVAALQKEVVALTIMKLNYEQIVSAHQSQPGQLNKQISDDVKFQVFRAVMDSLYQSFEQCVATNNFAEISGSVISWVEEHCKPQILREIMCGVLQQLGRQDTSFMS, from the exons ATGGCTGAAGCAAACATTGAAG ATGTTACAgatgatgaagacagtgaccGTGGTAGTCAGATGAGTTATAAGGAACGTCGACGTGaagcacacacacaagctgaGCAGAAACGTCGTAATGCCATTAAcaaaggttatgattctttgcAAGACCTTGTTCCTACATGTCAGAATGCAGAGCCGGGACAAGCTTACAAGATGTCCAAAGCCACAGTTCTTCAGAAAAGCATTGATTATATCCAG TTtctcaagaaagaaaaaagcaaGCAAGAGGAGGAAGTAGCAGCTTTACAAAAGGAGGTAGTAGCCTTAACCATAATGAAACTGAATTATGAACAAATTGTGTCTGCTCACCAGAGTCAGCCTGGTCAGCTCAACAAGCAGATTTCTGATGATGTTAAATTTCAAGTG TTTCGAGCGGTAATGGACTCTCTCTACCAGTCATTTGAGCAATGTGTAGCTACAAATAATTTTGCTGAGATATCTGGTTCTGTGATATCATGGGTAGAAGAACACTGCAAACCTCAG ATTTTACGGGAAATTATGTGTGGAGTTCTACAACAGTTGGGAAGACAAGATACATCTTTTATGTCATAG